Genomic segment of Thamnophis elegans isolate rThaEle1 chromosome 17, rThaEle1.pri, whole genome shotgun sequence:
AACTGCTGCTATAGAGGATATGATTGTGACAGTCCAAAGAGTGTAAAAGAGCTTTTCTAAGAGGAGTCCTTCCTGGTGTGTTGAATTACAAATTGCACCCTCTTCGGTGAGGCAGTCCGACCGTTTGGCCCTAAACGGAACCCTGGCAGTTCCCAATAAAAGAAGGAACCAGCAATAACTCCGCAGGCATTTGCACGTATTTTCCTTTGCCATTTCATTTTATAACAGAGATATTTCCTCATTATCTAGCCGCTGTTTCTGCCTAATACTTGGAAGTTAGAATCAGGTGTGGGTTCCACGCTGATGTGAATGCTGTGAATGCTTCTCAGGCAGAATTACTCAACCGGGTCACTGACCAAGAAGCTGTTTTTCATCCTAGCAAAGGGAGTTGGCAGCAACGTAGAAAACTAACCATAAAGGGCAGTTTCGGATGTCCCGGCCCAACCCCCATTGATAAATATACATAGTTAGCATAGTAACTTGATTTAGCAACTTAATAAATAACATCTCCGTGTTTTTCCTAATTTTTAGCAAAATCTGAAGAACCTGAAAAGCCTTGATCTGTTTAACTGTGAGATCACAAATCTGGAAGATTACCGAGAAAATGTCTTTGAATTGCTCCACCAAATCACGTATCTAGATGGGTTTGATCAGGATGATAATGAGGCCCCTGAttcagaagaggaagaagacgaCGACGATGGTAATTGTTCATTGGAATATTTACTAGGAATATTTTCAAGGCCCGAGTAAGAAATACATACCTGAAATATGAAAATCGACCAGAGATCAAAATATACCACTCAAATTATACATGCTGTACATGCTAATAAACTGATGGTTTTCCTTACAAGGGTTAGGGTTGGCAGTTGGCCAACTTTACATTTCCTATAAAGATACATTTTTTAGAAATAGTTTGTTGTATAGTTGCAGGTCTTTTCAGCAGTTTAGTTACACCCCTCTGTGACCTGCAGCCTTTCAGAGGCAAGAGGGCACCTGAGCATTTATTTCCGCCATCTGCCACCTTAGTTGAGAAGTGGGTTTTTCTACTGTGTGCTGAATCTGAACCCCCGGATTGGCCCTTCGGTTCTAAGTCAGAAGCATTTATTCACTTTTCCTTCAGATGGGGACGAAGATGAGGATGAAGACGAGGACAAAGCCGGCCCCCCAGGAGAATATGAGGAAAACGATGAAGATGACGAAGCTTCAgacttgggggagggggaagaggaagaggaagaggaggaagtgggTCTTTCCTATTTGATGAAAGAAGAGATTCAGGTTATACCTTACTGTTCATTTGCAAAGCGTTTAACCATATTAACTTAGCTTCATATTTTAAAGCCCTGTCATTGTGCCATTCCTCTACAGTTTTCTCCTGCCATAGCATAAGTGGATATTCACTCTATTcaagttttacaaaaaaaaataaaaaaaaaatcaaatatgctACCTTCTTTAATGtgctattttattttccttagtttgtattttacacttttttattcatttatatccaCCAGGCTTCATCTTTCACTATATTTCTCAGGAGAATTATCAGGTGTTTTTTTTATTGCACCTTAGaaactgctttttaaataatCTAAACTGGTATTTCAGTTGTGTAAGATTACTAATTTCCCACAAGCAGGATCTGGGCCTGGATTACAGTGGTAATATatttttaggcaaaaaaaaaaaagtgacttttataATTTATTAGATGTAAAATAGCTCATCCTTCCACTCAGTATTTGCTTGGCGATCAGCTAAGAATTATATAAGTTGAAATCTAAAACCTCCAGTTACGAGGAAAGGTGGCATGGCTCTTATATTACCGCAATTACAACTGTAGCTTTACGCGGCTATTTAACTGTAGTTGAGTTTTCATTCTACTTATATGGGAAatgtttacttatttactttcATAGGTTTAGCTAAATGGACCTTAGTAATTCTGAATTTCTGAAATCCTTAACTTGTTTCTCTAAAGGAtgaagaggatgatgatgattatgtaGAGGAGCGAGACAATGAGGAAGAAGGTAAGCTTTATATTCAGCCTGCATTGACTTTTTAAGTTTTACTATTCTGGATTCAAAAGTTGCCTTCTCTGAGTTTTCTCTCAGAACAAAAAGAACTTTTATAAATTTTGTTAGCTGGGATGAAATTAGTCTTTTTATTTAACTTATAATAAATTCCTGGTTCATTTGAGCTTCTAAACTACTTGTTTAATACTACTTACATTTAAGTTTTAAAGTTATAAATTGATAAGACTTCTATTTTTGCTTAGAAGATTCATTGATATTTTGAATGTGTGCGCTACCATTACATGTAATTGTTCAGAAGTGATGAAAATAAGTGTACAATAGTGTGCAGGAGTCACTGCCCCTTAATTTTCCTTTGGACATGtgtaaaaaaattttttcccCATAGATGCCGTTGTCCGGGGTGAGAAGAGAAAACGTTCACCTGAAGAcgaaggagatgatgatgatgattaagtCGCAGAAAATACAAATAGGACCCGATTCATTTTTGTTGGAATTATGCAATAGTGATATGCAGATTTGTAAGGTTCCATGTATGATAGGTCTCTACAAAAGATATTAATGTGTTTAACTTTTTATAGGAAGTGTTTTACTATGTTTGCCCTTTTTATCATTCCAACTAAGACATAATAATCCATTATTGATCATATTTCCATCCGTTTTACTCACTGAAGCAGTTGTCCCTATTTCCTGCCTAGAAACTTcattcctcccattttcccccccTTCTGTTTCCTCATTATGAGCATGCTGTTAACCCCTAGCCAGTTACTTCAGACGGATTGAACAAAGTTAAACTTTTAAGAGAGCATGCTCATGTCAAATACACAGGAGTAAGATAACCAACTCTTCACTGGAAAGGACTCTGTCGCAACTGAAATGGGAAATTAGGTCATCTGGAACTCGCATTTTACctatcatttcattttaaaaggatATCTGAATGATGTATTGAATTCCTAGTTCATTTCTGTGTGTggttagtctctctctctctctctctctctcacacacacacacacaccaaaccttTCTGGTAGATAACTTTAAGCAAGGCTGGAATACAGTTCTCTAAAATAGTCTCACTCTTCCATAACAAAATTTAAACTGGAAATAATTATAGTTCATTCAAGATTATAACTTCTTCATGACCCTTTTGACCATTCCTCTCTAGACTCATAGTTTACATGCACATTTCAGAACTCTTTTTGTTATGGCTAAAATTGAATAGAGTCATTCTTCAGTACTAAATTTAAACCAATAGAAGTtattctgcattttctttctcGCTATATTGCCCTTTCAAGCAATATTGGCATGTAGATATACAAGTGGGTTTAGAGCCAAGCTCCTGAAAACCACAAGAAGCTGCTTGTGTTGCTGAACTGGGAAGACATTTAGGAAGGCAGCTGTTTAATTCGGGGCACCGAAGCCAACAGAGGGGAGAAAGGCTTTACACCTCGAGTCCTGGAAAGAAATATACGAAATTGCAAATTATTTGGAGTTCTCTCTCTGGGATAGGTTTGGTTCGTAAAAGTATGGGGTTCTGGTTGAGGAAAGCTATTTAGCTAGGATCCTCGATTTCACTGTTAAGAAATATAGAAATGCATTTGCTAAATGTGGCCAGCAAGGCAATCTTTTCTGTGGAAGGTAGAGAGCGGTTGTgttcctttttcccttttgagCAGGTTATTTTGACAAGGAAAAATGGATTCAGGGCTTCTGCCTGGTTCTCTGCTTCTGACAGATGAActtgtattattaaataaatattttgctcaAATACTTATACGTATTCAAATTACACAATTTATTATCTGTCAGATTTTAGAGAAGCTGTTTTAGATAATTTCTGCGTAGGTAAGCTCCATTGCGTTTGcctgtaaatatatatatttacaaacaCACAGGGGCCTCGGTCTCAGTCCGACCCTTTGGGCCTCTGGGGACTTCCATGGACTTCAGTGGAATCAAATATATTCCCCCTCAGGGGCGAGGCGGCTCTTCCTCCTCTCGAGGCCCCTGAAGGGAAAAGGGAGCCCAGAaggaattggggggtggggggggtgagggggggggcttATTGAACAGGGGCCCCCCAATTTCCTTTCATCTGTTAAGAAGAAGAGCGCCTTAAAAAACCACAAAGGATTCGGGGCCCAAAGCCGCCTTCCGGCCTCAGCATCGCGGCTTCTTCTCACTCCTTCCATGGACCGGATTCTCTTCTTCCCAAAGGGCGGCATTCTTTTCCCCGGATCCAACTCCCGCCTTTTCGCTAAGGGGACTCGCCTGGCGGACCGGCCTGCCGCCCTCAGGCTCCCGCCAGGGAAGCGCCGGGGTCACCGCTCGGCTTCGGCGCAGAACCCGCAGAGCCTCGGGCGACGCCAGGGACGTTTTGgcgggggaaggaaagggggggggaggggcgggcgcGGGAAGGCCCCACCCAAAACGGGGCCGCAGAAGCTCCTCCCCTCAGCGCGCCGGAAGCCAGGCCAGCTCGGGCGGAAAAGGTTCCTGGCCGGCGCCGTCCATTGGCCGGCGGTTGTCGCAGTCTCCCAGCGGCCACGCCCACCGCCCTATCCCGCCGGGTACGAGGAGAGTGGGCGGGCGGAGCCCCGCCCCCTCCACACCCCCGGGGGAGGGGAAGCCTCGGCCGGGCCGCTTcatggccgccgccgccgccgccgggagTCCGGGCCGGGGGACCGCGCGCCGTCCCGGCCTCTCCTCTTGCGAGCCTCGGCCGCTTAAAAGGGTCGCGAGGCGGCCGCTTCTccctaacacccctccccccccctcttacaGTCTGGTTTAGAGGCTCTTTAGACGACAACGGGGCCCCCCGGCGAGTCGTCCCGGCCTCGGACAAagggcccccccccccgggggttgGCACCGCCCTCCCCGCCTCCTCTCGTGCCAGGCTCGGTGCTGAGGGTCCCCCCTGCGCCGTTGCCTCCACCCTGCCCAGGTGGGATGTGTCTGCTGCCCTCCCCGCACAAATCCCCCAGGGAAGAGCAGCGCAGGCCGGGAGGGGCCcgagggcggcggcggcagcaccACCgctccccccctccacacacagacagacagacagacagacagagagacacccccccccccactggagtTGGTAAACTCTGAAGCCAGCGGAGAGCCTAGAAAAGGGTTGAGTAAATAAACGCTTCCTGGTTCCTTATTTTATGGCTCCAAGAGCTCAATTATTCTTAtccgcactgaaaaaagttaagaAACCTTGTTCTTATTTGGTTTGGTGACGACGTTTGTCCatccatatacatatacatgtgtggcTAGTAAAGGGCTCAAGTGTCAAAAGGGAGGATCTCTCTCTCCTGCATCCCCTGctgactcccccctcccccccccccagcggtgggtttcaaaaactgctggaacctactctgtgggtgtggcctcctttgtgggagtggctttgccgcccatgtggccggatatgaaattatgaattagtacttaggtcggtccaagcagctattcagaaactctggcattgaagcatgcaggtcttaaagctgtcaagtttataAGAtcctggccagtggtgggtttcaaaaaattttggagcctcttctgtaggtgtggcctgctttccgggtccactggtggaacctcttctaaccggttcggtagatttgacgaaccggttctaccaaataggtgcgaactggtaggaagccacctctgccgCCCCCCATAGCCCTATTTTGTAATTTCCAGGTAAACCCAGAACAGGCTGGCAGCCTATCACTGGACTAGCAAAAAATATAACAGGCGCAGTGTCAGCGTCTCCCTCTTTGCCCCTGGAGAGAAACAGTTACACAACTCTTGAATGCAAAATTTTAAACCCTGTTAATTTGCTGCTGTGCCATTGCAGTGATGAAGAGGAGGGAGCGGGGCAGGAAAACCTCCCCGTCAGAATTTTCATTTTATCACCCAGTGTAAATTATTTGCCAGTAAGTTGAATTCTTCCCATATTCAAACTTTGTATCCTTCCCAAAAAGTATCCTTTGTATCCTTTCTGCCTTAGAAAGGAATTCTAGGGTGGctggattaaaaacaaaaaatagtaACATTGTATCGGTTGTTCAGAACATACATAATCAGGCATTCTACAAATGCCAGGTCAAAACAATAAATCAGTTAATACATGCTGTGAGGTTTTTATCAAGATACATCCAGGAAGCAATTCAGTATCTTGAAAGCTGGGGGAAACAAACTGCCAAAGCATGGACAAATACTAATAAATTGAAAGGAGCAAATCTATTTCACAAGCGATATCAAATCAATGGCAGACCCCTCCCAAAAGCAAAATTACACAGTCTACGATTGAGCAAAAGGCTGATATGTACAGCAAGGAAGGGAAGCATTGGGTTGAATTGGGGATTTATTATTGATACATGGGGAAAACCCTAATAATACCAGTAAGGGAAAAGATGCAGTTGTctctttgttgtgtttttttcacTTGCAGAGTGGAAAAAAGTATTATGCTACCAAGGAATGGAAATAATACACTAATCTGCTAATtaggcaaaaagaaaaatgctCTAATTAAGCTTATCAATCTTCAGAGCAAACTCCAGGACATTTTGTTTAAATGGCACAACTACTACAGTATGTGGTTAAAGTCACAACCAAAAAATTTGGGGAGGGGTTCGCATAATTTTGAGGTAACTGGCAAAAAACAGCATCAGAGGAAAAATGGACCACAAATATTTTCACTTGGGATGTTAAGGACCATCTGTGGGAGATGTTTCAACTGAACTGAAAAGAACACCAGGAAAGATGAGAGTGGAGGCCCCAtgaaagtgggggtggggggtggggagctgATCCCAAGCAGAGAATGGCTGAAGGACTGGTTCTCCCATGGGCCTCTCCAGCACCCACAGGCATCATGGCCAAAAtgtgcccccccctcctcccccactcTTGAAGGGGGCAGGGGCGGGAGTGTTTTTGGCCAGACTGAGCTGGAAGACTCCAAGGGAGGCCCAGGTGCTGCAGCAAAGCTGCCAGAGGAGACGGGGGCTGCACACAGCCGCCTGTTGAAAGCCATCTGGCAACCTCCAATTATCTAGGGAGCAATGCAGAGCCCCCTCCCCCACGCTGGCTTCAGACATCAAAGCTGGGAAGCGGTGGGGGTGGAGGAGGGAAGGGGCCTGAGCCCAGCCTGGCCTTCGCTGTCTTCCCCTTGGAAGAGGTCCGGGACTCCTGAGTCCAAGAGGACACCCAGAAAGGGGGAAGGCAGGCGGTCCCCTTCAACGGCTCTTGCTCCATCGGCAGCAGGCCCAGGTGGGGAAACGTGCGAGAGGGTGCCTGAAATAGCTGGACGTTTCTCTTGGAGGCTGCAGTCCCCCAGGAGCTGGCTGGACTTGCTTTGGGCCTCTGGAAAGATGAAGTCGGGCTAATCAGGTGGCTGGAGGGGttgcgctgggggggggggggttgcttccaCCTTCCCTTATATGGCTTGAAGCTTGCCGAAGGTGGCTATTGGCTGCTCTCCAGGTATCCTTGGGGAGGAAGACCCTTCAAAGGGGGGGAagcagaagagaggaggagggggagaagccaCGCAGCAGAGCCGCCCAGGCCCAGATGGGCAGGAAACCAGAACAGGGGAAGTTCCatgagacgccccccccccctttctgcccACCAGCTGCCTCTGCTTTCCATCGCCATCAGTCCCGCCTTCTGCCTCGGAAGCCCCCGGAAGGGAAGGGCAAGTGCAGGCGGCACTAGGCACTAGGCCACGCGCGCCCACACAAACACCAGTCCGTGGGATCCAGCAGACCCTTCTTTTTCATGCCTTTCATCCCAACCTAAACCATTCCTAACCTCCATGAAGATGAAGGCCAGGATGGGCTAAGAGCTCCTCCACGGCCTTCAGGCATATTTTCCCTGCCAGGCTCTCACTCTCGTGGGGTTACTTCGAGGTGGACGTGGCCCTGGGGGTGCAGACCCTGCCCTTCGTGGCGTGCTCTTCAAGACAGACCGTGGCAAAGGCTATTTGGTCACCCCTGATGCGGTTTGCTTCCTGCACGAAGGGATTCCCCCTTCTGGCGTCTCAGGGCCACTCCAGCAGTCCCATGACCCCAGTCAAAGGCAGCTCCGCGACTGGGCGAATTTCGGTTGGCTCTTAGCAACTCAGAAATCTATGGGGACTGAGCTGATCAGCAAAATCAGAAACTAGTAGCTTTTGTTTATGAGGACCGCACCTCTTTGGACAGAAAAGCCCAGTCTGAAAGCCACTTCTAATTTGGAATACATACACATCCGTGGATTTCATCAAGCATTTCCACCAGATCGGGTGGATTTCTCCACTACAAAAACCAACAGTCTTTAGCATCCCCTGCCCTAGCCCTCCGAAAGGGATCCACTTCCAAGCCTTCTGAAGAAGAGAAACTGATCTGCTAATGCTTAGCTTGATTCTTTGACCCTATTTGTGCTGCTGTCCAAACAAACATAGGCCccacaggacacacacacacacccctttcccTGAGAATGTGAACTAGCCGTTAATGTGAAGCTGACAAGACACCTAAAAACACACTGTTTAAAAACATTCAGTgcttttattttcatctttagcACAGCCTTAAATATCAAACCAGGTAAACAAGGATAGCAGCAAGCTGGAGCCACATGCTGCCCAGACGGCAggcgggactttttaaaaaaaggtttcagGTAAAAATCAGTGCAGAGTTAGGCTTCCTTGGACGAGGCAGGCGCTGAGAAGAGCAGGGAAGAAACAGACACCAGAAACCTAAATGCAAGTATGCCACAAGTGTCAACTCAGGGAATCCAGGGAAGGTTCGACTTTTAGGTAAGTAAAAGGAAATAGGAGACAGGATAGAGGCTTATGCAACTTCACGGATAGAGAACAACCCTGCTAAGAGAAACAGGCCGAGAGGTCATTCAACAAAACTAGCGAATAGCCTTTCCATGCGGGGCACAATTTGCTCAGGGCACCGACTGGCGGAAGGTTCAGTCGCAGCCACTAGCCGGGTGGCATTAAGAAAGGAGCTGGACAAAGGCGGGGCAGCGTctgacagcagcagcagccaagaaTGGAGCTCCCATGTGCCACAGCAGAAGGACTGCGGGGGAGAGGCTCGCACCAGAAGGGCCGTGCTTGGGGCCAGCGCAAGGGGCCAGCCCGGCAGAGGACGAGCCAAGGGATGAACCCCCAGCCATGGGCTCCTGGAGGGCGCAGGCATCTCTCAGCAGAACCCGGGGTCCTGCTCTGCTTAAGGAACCCTGCAACCGGCCCTTGGTCACCCAAAGGAAGGAAGTTCTCTGCCAACACCATGTCCCTTTATGCGCCCACCGCTCCTGCAGCCCTATAGCAGAGGAAGCTCCCCATGGATGCAGAGAGGAGACCAAGAGCTTCCAGGAAGAAAAGCCTTTCACGGGTTTTAATAGGCTTCTACACGCAAGCTGTGCTGcccaggaaaagagagagagagagagcgaagaaCAGAACAAGACTTCATTAAGCAGTTTGCATAgatttctttcaaaaataaacCAGCTTCTTAGCGTCCGCAGAACCTCTGAAAcaaatgaagaagggaagggggaggaaggggaaagggtgATCCCAAGGCTTGTTCTCTTGGACTCTCTGTCTGCCTCAGCATAAATACGTTAGCAAATGCCAGGACACTGATGCACACCACAGAATTTCACAGTCCTGGGAGTGGAAGCAACGTTTAACTCTTCGTCCCAAGAGCGCAGGCAGTTTTGCGCAGGTTGCACAGGTGGGCTCTTGCGCAGGGGTTGCATACTGGAAGTGCTGCGCATGCATTGCTGACTTTTGCAGGAGACACTCACATAATGGCTGCATCCGCCCACAGCCATGTAGATGCTCTCTGGGAAAGGGATGGCTCTGCTGCTGCGCCAGCCTTCTCCCTCTTAGGGAACACAAGCGGCTGCCCCCGACCCCCTCGCCTCCTCTCACCCCCACTCAAGGCTTCAAGGGTGGCAGCCTCCCGAGCTGTGATCTCGCCTGTGGGAGAGCTGGGCGACTGGCTCACCGGGGCCTCTGGGCCCAGAAGCTCATGCCAGCGCCCAGCCAATAATCTCCAAAGGACGCCCTGCATGGAGACTCCTCCAGAAACGCAATCATAATGAACTCGTACCCAGGGAGGAGGAACAAAACATAGCTGGAATCTAGAACTTGTTTTCCCACTTATGGTCACAAAACAAATCCCCAAGAAAAATGAAACGAAAGCAAATTACTTACAAGCAGCAACAAAAACAAGGCGAGATGGCAGCAAGAAGCTAATTTCCCATCTCTCTCCCTGCTGCCGTCTAGCGGCTCCAGATATCTGCACTTCAGATGGGCCAGAAATAAATTTTGGGGCTTTGAGAATCGACGCACAAAACCTGTTCAATCCTAGCCCCGAATTCTCTGAAACTGGGTGAGGGGGTGCAGCAAAGGGAAGAGAGTGTCACTCCGTACTGAGGGTCAGCTAATCTATGTGTGTGGGAGGGAGAAgccctgaggaggaggaggaggaggaggagggaggaagccaAACCTTTTAAAAAGTCAGCTCAGACCTGAAGAACCAAACTCTGTTTCTAGAGAAAACCCTGTCCTGACTAAAACAACAAATCAAGATTGTGGAAAATGGCTTTCAGGCAGGCTGGCTAAACGGAACCAGCGCATCCCGCGCACTCTCCCTCTTTCCAGAGCTCCTCCTGGGGCCCCCTGGGCCCAACCTCCTGGCCCAGAGCAATGGCGGCAGCTGCGGGGGAGCCAGGCCTGGCGCATGAGAAGGGGAGCTCCCACCCTGAGCGGGGAGCCTCACCTGGTTACGAGCAGCAGATCCCCTGCCCTGGAAATTCAAGAAGGATGAAGACTGTCAACCCTACGAATCTGAAGGGAACGAAATACGCCGAGTGTCCTACAACACAAAGATACATCAACAACTGTGGTGTCCATATGCAGTCCTAAGAAAACCCAAAAAGACGAAACCTACAGGCAGCCCTTGGCGTTGTTTACTTTGGAACAATGGAAACACACTCTAAAATAAATATTGCTATTATACCAACTTCATCTCTAACATGCGAAAAACATTATCCCACAAGCGGCAGCAAAGAGCAGCTGCTGGCACCCGTGTGAAATTCCGCCTTGCAGAGACAAACTCCTTCCAGCCTCCTCGTTAGCGCTGCTTTTTATCACTATCGTTTTTATGCATTTGCACGCTGTTCCCTGATGAACAATATTTCGCTCTTGTATCGCTTCTGAGCTTATAGTCTGAACTACGTATTTGTAACATCTGAATGGACTGTTGTCTTTTAGCTTTTTAAGCTACTTAGATTTTGCTTGACTGAAGCAGCATAACAGCCGGcccaatcagtcaatcaattctAAGCAAAAGTTCCTATAGGGAACTCGCCCAGCGCTTCCgttgtttctcttctctctcgTCTCCTGAAAAATGCCGACATGCATTAGTGAGAGCTTCACAATTGGTTTGTACACGGGAATGGTTTTTCTTTCAGGAAAAAAGATGCTGCAAGGATTACTTTCATGGGTTTTGCTACGGCCCTTTGTCATCTCCACCCTTTCCAGGGAACAGAGCGGGCATGGATAAACTTCTCTTCAGTGGGGCGAATTACTTGTTTCCATGTGTTTCTCTATTGCCCTAAACCTCACCAGCGTACAAGTTTCTTgtccctttttaattttattgagcTACATGCTAATCTTGACTTTGTGCAACTACCTTTCACCCGCTACAGAATCAGGATGTGGATCTGACTTCTGAATGTGGTTACTCCCTAGGAAAACTCAGGGGGTGTAAAATGAACACCAAGGTAACTTCCACCCTAAAAGGCCGTCGtaagtttgggggaaaaaaaagagaagggcaAATAAATTTCTCCGTTTCCCTTAAAAAGGGCAAGGGGGGGAGGGGCACCTGAGGCCAATTGGAAAGTCCTGTTGTGGGGCATCCGTTTCCagtcctccctctctctctctctctctctctctcggggaggggggggtgatTCTGGAAGACTCACATGGGCCTCACTTTCTCTTAAGCCTGAGCAGAAAGTGCCACCCACGGAAACATCACGAACGGGAGGACTCTTCTTCGCCAGTTCCACCCGTGGGGTAGCCAAGGAGTTCTGCTGAGCAGA
This window contains:
- the ANP32E gene encoding acidic leucine-rich nuclear phosphoprotein 32 family member E isoform X1, whose protein sequence is MEMKKLEMKKRVNLELRNRAPEKVAELVLDNCRSSNGEIEGLNDSFKELEFLSMANTELSSLAKLPTLTKLRRLELSDNLISGGLEVLAERCPNLTYLNLSGNKIKDLSTVETLQNLKNLKSLDLFNCEITNLEDYRENVFELLHQITYLDGFDQDDNEAPDSEEEEDDDDDGDEDEDEDEDKAGPPGEYEENDEDDEASDLGEGEEEEEEEEVGLSYLMKEEIQDEEDDDDYVEERDNEEEDAVVRGEKRKRSPEDEGDDDDD
- the ANP32E gene encoding acidic leucine-rich nuclear phosphoprotein 32 family member E isoform X2, coding for MANTELSSLAKLPTLTKLRRLELSDNLISGGLEVLAERCPNLTYLNLSGNKIKDLSTVETLQNLKNLKSLDLFNCEITNLEDYRENVFELLHQITYLDGFDQDDNEAPDSEEEEDDDDDGDEDEDEDEDKAGPPGEYEENDEDDEASDLGEGEEEEEEEEVGLSYLMKEEIQDEEDDDDYVEERDNEEEDAVVRGEKRKRSPEDEGDDDDD